In Anaerobacillus sp. CMMVII, a single window of DNA contains:
- a CDS encoding MFS transporter has translation MYNKSFKMFVLIWVGQFVSVIGTSLTSFALGFWVLTETGSVTQFSMIILSLVLPTVIVSPFAGVIIDRFSRKKLMILSNCVAAFSTLIILLLVLTNSLEIWHIYVTTAFASAFNTFLMPAYQSVISLLVPNKQLGRANGMIQVGESASIIIAPTVAGFLLHSNGLQAVIFVDLLAFTVALTTLIFAKIPELPVKQTTKLNTKQFFADAREGWNYLMRQPAFKWLLIFFAIINLLLGFVNVLLQPLIISLSSEQTLGMVLSVTGFGMLLGGILISAWGGPKNRINGIFLSCGFAGLLIALAGFTTSIVFITACFFLFLFFIPIVNSCSQALWQSKVEPTIQGRVFTIRRMLGVSLYPLAIIIAGPLVDQVFNPMMESNGVLAGSIGQMIGVGEGRGIGLLFIIIGLLFMVVTAAIYLQPKVRNMEKEIPDALVERKHGDGSSAS, from the coding sequence ATGTATAATAAAAGTTTTAAAATGTTTGTATTGATTTGGGTGGGGCAATTCGTTTCGGTTATTGGTACGAGTTTAACTTCGTTTGCTTTAGGATTTTGGGTGTTAACGGAAACTGGCTCGGTTACGCAGTTTTCGATGATCATTCTTTCTTTAGTTCTGCCAACGGTTATTGTTTCTCCTTTTGCTGGAGTGATTATTGATCGATTTTCAAGAAAAAAATTAATGATCCTAAGTAACTGTGTTGCAGCCTTTTCGACATTGATCATCCTTTTATTAGTGCTGACGAACAGTTTAGAAATTTGGCATATCTATGTAACTACGGCGTTCGCCTCGGCCTTTAATACGTTCCTTATGCCTGCTTATCAGTCTGTTATTTCGCTCTTAGTCCCGAATAAGCAGTTGGGACGCGCCAATGGAATGATCCAAGTAGGGGAGTCTGCCTCGATTATTATTGCCCCAACTGTTGCAGGTTTTCTCCTTCATTCAAATGGGTTACAAGCAGTCATTTTTGTTGATTTACTAGCTTTCACGGTTGCCCTTACAACCTTAATTTTTGCAAAAATACCAGAGCTACCAGTCAAGCAAACAACGAAACTAAACACGAAACAGTTTTTCGCTGATGCAAGAGAGGGCTGGAATTATCTCATGAGGCAACCTGCATTTAAATGGCTATTAATCTTCTTTGCCATTATCAATTTGTTACTTGGCTTCGTAAATGTGTTGCTTCAACCATTGATCATCTCGTTGTCTTCTGAACAGACTCTTGGTATGGTTTTATCTGTGACAGGATTTGGAATGTTGCTAGGTGGAATTTTGATTAGTGCCTGGGGTGGGCCAAAAAATAGAATAAACGGGATCTTTCTCAGCTGTGGGTTCGCAGGTCTTTTAATTGCTCTAGCTGGTTTCACGACATCGATTGTTTTCATTACCGCTTGTTTTTTCTTGTTCCTTTTCTTTATACCGATTGTAAATTCGTGCAGTCAAGCGCTATGGCAAAGTAAAGTAGAGCCGACGATTCAAGGTCGAGTGTTTACCATAAGGAGAATGCTTGGAGTTTCCTTATATCCACTCGCGATCATTATCGCTGGTCCGTTAGTAGATCAGGTATTTAATCCAATGATGGAGTCGAATGGAGTCCTAGCAGGAAGTATTGGACAAATGATTGGAGTGGGAGAAGGACGGGGAATCGGATTATTGTTTATAATTATTGGTTTATTATTTATGGTTGTCACTGCTGCCATCTACCTACAGCCTAAAGTACGAAATATGGAAAAAGAAATTCCTGATGCCTTAGTGGAGAGGAAGCATGGGGACGGTTCTAGTGCTTCCTGA
- a CDS encoding translocation protein TolB, whose amino-acid sequence MGRIFEGNDDSQMKKILCFLLILLAIVPSIAVASKEQPLKAAFVRNDDLWVKIGEDEKQITNGDYIRYPKWSYDGSWIAYLKGEKSDFPFYEGELWLYNLSLEKHIRLSETINRNFQWSPNKNAIAFQSRHFLYKSDEPSFNLIYPIGSGINNFSWLPSGEGVLTSTKTGSQLDADILLSKVFFDGSLNEKITQPLYTIPVSKEEYFITTSSFQWSDDQQWLAFLLTPTASASADSNTLSILSADGKTFMKMDEMLNYEEWLQWAPSKSLLGYIGGGVREATRNKKVKVLNVLEQSSKVYTPKGFVDRDFTWLTEHLMITSRALESEWVEVNQRPLPALYKINLLTNEQTKVTFPLQKQGDFYPQYSDGQLIWIRTDRRAADVWIANPDGSNSKKWIQNLDVGSGYYEKWDWGGVFEAWGRF is encoded by the coding sequence ATGGGAAGGATTTTCGAAGGGAATGATGACAGTCAAATGAAAAAAATACTCTGTTTTCTGCTAATTTTACTTGCTATAGTTCCTTCAATAGCAGTAGCTTCAAAAGAACAACCTTTAAAAGCAGCATTTGTAAGAAACGATGATTTATGGGTGAAAATCGGTGAGGATGAGAAACAAATTACGAATGGAGATTATATCAGATATCCGAAGTGGTCTTATGATGGAAGTTGGATTGCCTATTTAAAAGGGGAAAAAAGTGACTTTCCATTTTATGAAGGTGAACTTTGGCTTTACAACCTCTCTCTAGAAAAACATATAAGACTTTCTGAAACTATAAACCGAAATTTCCAATGGTCTCCTAATAAAAATGCCATTGCCTTTCAATCTAGGCATTTCTTATATAAAAGTGATGAACCGTCATTTAATCTGATTTATCCCATCGGCTCTGGTATAAACAACTTTTCATGGTTGCCTAGTGGAGAAGGAGTTTTAACTTCAACAAAAACAGGATCCCAGCTAGATGCTGATATCCTGCTATCAAAAGTATTTTTTGATGGGTCACTAAATGAGAAAATCACGCAACCACTCTATACAATCCCAGTCTCAAAAGAAGAGTACTTCATCACGACAAGTTCTTTTCAATGGTCAGATGATCAGCAGTGGCTTGCTTTTTTGTTAACCCCAACTGCATCAGCGTCGGCGGACTCAAATACGCTCAGTATTCTTTCTGCTGATGGAAAAACATTTATGAAAATGGATGAAATGTTAAATTATGAAGAGTGGCTTCAATGGGCACCAAGTAAATCGCTCCTTGGCTATATTGGTGGTGGTGTTCGGGAGGCAACTAGAAATAAGAAAGTAAAGGTTTTGAACGTACTTGAACAATCATCTAAGGTTTACACTCCAAAAGGCTTTGTTGATCGAGATTTTACCTGGCTTACTGAACATCTCATGATTACTTCAAGGGCATTAGAAAGCGAGTGGGTAGAAGTTAATCAGAGACCATTACCAGCCTTATATAAAATTAATCTGCTGACAAATGAGCAAACAAAGGTAACCTTTCCTTTACAAAAGCAAGGCGACTTTTACCCGCAATATAGTGACGGTCAGCTGATCTGGATTAGGACCGATCGTCGTGCTGCTGATGTTTGGATAGCAAACCCAGATGGATCGAACTCTAAAAAGTGGATCCAAAATCTCGATGTTGGAAGTGGCTATTATGAAAAGTGGGATTGGGGTGGAGTTTTCGAAGCATGGGGACGGTTCTAG
- a CDS encoding M48 family metallopeptidase, producing the protein MSQNQFLLHDHQTPIRLQAERVALYRQGEIIEAYNEKNEVYYLFFYKCKFLTAAKPNRLRRKSYIEHAFKKGMVFQAPHPFISQILSTNDSFHILSLQQLVKKLTATYTPQEKVFILTFFESFFPKKHLFTEMTSTFYEYRRNGQMFLGYQIVRILMDFAPKNSLVKQLASDVNFSKYTTLYNQNSKEIIAKDHIFVEKTLYAQIENEQCFLQLAAHLKKEFRWLDLIALYLTKLANTPSTAYYQPLINLLEHHFNKQEIELILEQLSCQLPTFLPLQQDLFNYYVQTHNVEAVLKMMKTHHFKLTSTQARTLGDILEQIDVDAEVIHPELLTTLLKAVLKHFPQKAEQLLTKYVIALLKTQELSYIKDWLNSFKEDHKNLQIIRKIDTMQRLNDNLEDMYSLGELYYQLKQHEKAVECFSWEMELNPTDPKPLQWLAKLYREMGMEHQSEGYRQLCINIQKRA; encoded by the coding sequence ATGAGCCAAAATCAATTTTTGCTACATGATCATCAAACACCGATCCGCCTGCAAGCAGAGAGAGTCGCACTGTATCGACAAGGCGAGATAATTGAAGCTTATAATGAAAAAAATGAGGTTTATTATTTGTTTTTCTATAAATGCAAGTTTCTTACCGCTGCTAAGCCAAACAGACTCAGACGCAAGTCTTACATTGAGCATGCTTTTAAAAAAGGTATGGTCTTTCAAGCGCCACATCCGTTTATCAGCCAAATACTTTCGACTAATGACTCTTTCCATATCCTCAGTCTCCAACAATTAGTAAAAAAACTTACTGCTACTTACACCCCACAAGAAAAGGTATTCATCCTAACCTTCTTTGAATCGTTCTTTCCAAAAAAGCATTTGTTTACTGAAATGACTTCGACCTTTTATGAATATCGCCGCAACGGGCAGATGTTTTTGGGCTACCAAATTGTTCGCATTTTAATGGATTTTGCTCCGAAAAATAGTTTGGTGAAACAGCTTGCTAGCGATGTGAATTTTAGTAAATATACTACTCTTTATAACCAAAACTCCAAAGAGATTATTGCAAAAGATCATATCTTTGTTGAAAAGACACTTTATGCCCAGATAGAAAACGAGCAATGTTTTCTTCAGCTTGCCGCTCACCTTAAAAAAGAGTTCCGCTGGCTCGATTTGATTGCTTTATATCTAACTAAATTAGCAAACACTCCTTCTACTGCTTATTATCAGCCACTAATCAATTTGCTTGAACATCATTTTAATAAACAAGAAATTGAATTGATCCTTGAACAGCTTTCCTGCCAACTACCTACGTTTCTCCCATTGCAACAAGATTTATTTAATTACTATGTACAAACGCATAACGTTGAGGCTGTTTTAAAGATGATGAAAACTCATCACTTTAAGCTAACTAGCACTCAAGCACGGACTCTAGGCGACATACTTGAACAGATAGATGTTGATGCCGAAGTTATACATCCAGAATTGCTAACGACGTTGTTGAAAGCAGTACTGAAACACTTTCCGCAAAAAGCTGAGCAGTTACTTACGAAATACGTCATCGCATTACTTAAAACACAGGAACTATCCTATATCAAAGATTGGCTCAATTCGTTTAAAGAAGATCATAAAAATCTACAGATCATAAGAAAAATTGATACAATGCAACGTCTAAATGACAACCTCGAGGACATGTATTCACTTGGGGAATTATATTATCAATTAAAACAGCATGAAAAAGCGGTTGAATGCTTCAGCTGGGAAATGGAGTTAAATCCGACTGACCCAAAACCATTACAATGGTTAGCAAAGCTCTATCGGGAAATGGGAATGGAGCATCAATCAGAAGGCTACCGCCAGCTCTGTATCAACATTCAAAAACGGGCGTAA
- a CDS encoding GNAT family N-acetyltransferase has translation MEMLCGQRISLEFAKQNDKKLVFDMLVSQEVIEFMFNDEHPAPSWEEFNEGEPDTYFSGVPSEVGNYLLIKANGETIGSISYSLSKGKKSAAELDIWISSSKNLGKGYGREALNMIVDFIHTHYKLTTFIIRPWIKNSNAIKAYKKCGFKEMDVFNMEDYYSEEDIALYGEGDYGSGETINLVKEIVI, from the coding sequence ATGGAAATGTTATGTGGTCAAAGGATATCATTGGAGTTTGCTAAACAAAACGATAAAAAGTTAGTCTTTGATATGCTTGTTTCACAAGAGGTAATAGAGTTCATGTTTAATGACGAGCATCCAGCTCCTTCATGGGAGGAGTTCAATGAAGGGGAACCTGACACATATTTTTCTGGGGTGCCAAGTGAAGTTGGGAATTATTTGCTCATTAAGGCCAACGGTGAAACCATTGGATCTATTAGTTACTCATTAAGTAAGGGAAAAAAAAGCGCTGCTGAGTTAGACATTTGGATTTCTTCCTCAAAAAATCTTGGCAAAGGCTATGGAAGAGAAGCCTTAAACATGATTGTCGATTTTATACATACTCACTACAAACTTACGACATTTATCATTAGACCATGGATAAAAAATTCGAATGCCATAAAAGCCTATAAAAAATGCGGCTTTAAAGAAATGGATGTATTTAATATGGAAGATTATTATTCAGAGGAAGATATTGCTCTATACGGCGAAGGTGATTATGGTTCAGGTGAAACGATCAATCTGGTTAAGGAAATAGTTATATGA
- a CDS encoding RNA polymerase sigma factor → MRDLSEIYQQYANDVLKYLMCLCHDADLSEELTQETFFQAVKSIERYNGECKMSVWLCQIAKHSYYKYLEKDHKQKKQQWNSQETISFTTPESELIRSEDKMSLYRKIHLLNDPYKEVFLLRTLGDLSFREIGEIQEKNENWARVTFYRAKLKLQEGGYDRA, encoded by the coding sequence TTGAGAGATCTTTCTGAGATTTATCAACAATATGCGAATGATGTACTGAAGTATTTAATGTGTCTCTGTCATGATGCTGACTTGTCAGAGGAACTAACACAAGAGACCTTTTTTCAAGCGGTGAAATCAATTGAAAGATACAACGGTGAATGTAAGATGTCGGTCTGGTTGTGTCAAATTGCAAAGCACTCCTATTATAAGTATTTGGAAAAGGATCATAAGCAAAAGAAACAACAATGGAATTCACAAGAAACCATTTCTTTTACGACACCAGAGTCTGAATTGATCCGTTCTGAGGATAAGATGTCTTTGTACCGTAAAATACACTTACTTAACGACCCTTATAAAGAGGTTTTCCTATTAAGAACTTTAGGTGATCTTAGTTTCAGAGAGATTGGTGAGATCCAAGAGAAAAATGAAAACTGGGCAAGGGTTACTTTTTATCGAGCGAAATTGAAATTACAAGAAGGGGGTTATGACCGTGCGTAA
- a CDS encoding CAP domain-containing protein, translated as MKQKFLGLFILCVLLVSIIGCNGNQQALDTRSVQPLGDFGNINRQTQTFDDYRINEEEQLMGRSQVDAQANPYGNISNANTDIPSSQYPHTKAIQIQEAKYKFVVDGSTNQAKQWAGKVTDWAKQRASQGAAPARQQPEATTPAPAQQQPTEQQPEAATPAPTEQQRPEATPTPAPAEQQQPEAATPAPAEQQQKQAPTAGISDAAAKVIELTNAERRKNGLPDYQADAQLSGVAKVKSDDMQQNNYFSHTSPTHGSPFDMIRDHGVSYNSAGENIAKGQQTPEQVVQSWMNSEGHRKNILSADFTHIGVGYNEQGHYWTQMFIRK; from the coding sequence ATGAAACAAAAATTTCTTGGTTTATTTATATTGTGTGTATTATTAGTTTCAATTATTGGGTGTAACGGCAATCAACAAGCGCTAGATACTCGAAGTGTACAACCACTTGGAGATTTTGGTAATATCAATAGACAAACCCAAACTTTTGATGATTACCGTATAAATGAGGAAGAACAGCTAATGGGACGTAGTCAGGTGGACGCCCAAGCAAATCCATATGGTAACATTTCAAATGCAAATACGGATATCCCAAGTAGTCAATACCCACATACGAAAGCGATTCAAATTCAAGAGGCAAAATACAAATTCGTCGTTGATGGTAGTACGAATCAAGCAAAGCAATGGGCTGGAAAGGTTACAGATTGGGCAAAACAAAGAGCATCACAAGGTGCAGCACCAGCCCGACAGCAACCGGAAGCAACAACACCTGCTCCAGCACAACAACAACCAACCGAGCAACAACCAGAAGCAGCGACACCAGCACCAACGGAGCAACAGCGACCAGAAGCAACGCCAACACCAGCACCAGCGGAGCAACAGCAACCAGAAGCAGCAACACCTGCTCCAGCCGAGCAACAACAGAAACAAGCTCCTACTGCAGGAATTAGTGATGCAGCAGCAAAAGTAATTGAACTGACAAATGCTGAAAGAAGAAAAAATGGATTACCTGATTACCAAGCTGATGCTCAATTAAGTGGCGTCGCGAAAGTGAAATCAGATGATATGCAACAAAATAACTATTTTTCTCACACAAGTCCTACTCATGGTTCGCCTTTCGACATGATCAGAGACCATGGTGTTTCTTATAACTCTGCTGGTGAAAATATTGCCAAAGGGCAACAGACTCCTGAACAAGTCGTCCAGTCGTGGATGAACAGTGAAGGTCATCGTAAAAATATTTTAAGCGCTGATTTCACGCACATTGGTGTAGGGTATAATGAACAAGGGCACTACTGGACACAGATGTTTATTCGTAAATAA
- a CDS encoding RDD family protein, whose product MHSNQTPAHENPAGFGERFFAQILDFLIIFLPIGILSYTISGELTLPFDILMFLYGIILPVVWKGYTVGKKIMGIRIVKMNGDQVGIGTMLLRNLVSGLIYTLTFGIGSIVSFFMVIFREDKRAIHDLIAGTIVTFHTPD is encoded by the coding sequence ATGCACAGTAACCAGACCCCAGCTCACGAAAATCCTGCTGGATTTGGGGAAAGATTTTTTGCCCAGATATTAGATTTCCTTATCATTTTTCTTCCAATTGGCATTCTAAGTTATACTATTTCCGGAGAACTTACTCTCCCCTTTGATATCTTAATGTTTTTGTATGGTATCATCCTTCCAGTCGTTTGGAAGGGCTACACTGTCGGAAAAAAAATTATGGGGATCAGGATCGTAAAGATGAACGGTGACCAAGTTGGAATTGGTACGATGCTACTACGAAATCTCGTCTCAGGACTTATTTATACATTAACATTTGGGATTGGATCTATTGTTAGTTTTTTCATGGTGATATTTAGAGAAGATAAGCGTGCCATCCACGATCTTATTGCTGGCACCATTGTTACATTTCATACTCCAGACTAA
- a CDS encoding zf-HC2 domain-containing protein — MRNQCGIVRDLLPSYIDGLCSNESKEFIEIHNKSCDACREVLNQMKTEVSFPNEKDRVERLTAKKPFKKLKNILIISISSLLILAVILTAIVFEYLNQPRPVDTNSIIIQEIVIENNQLTVIGDTAHSALWYSGEYEINYDGVETLYLIPRYRQVSKENSSGRFVINHEFRGELLELDLASINKIYLQGKNPSDIRLIWER, encoded by the coding sequence GTGCGTAATCAATGTGGAATTGTTCGTGATTTACTTCCATCCTATATTGATGGACTTTGTAGCAATGAGAGCAAAGAGTTTATTGAAATACATAATAAGAGTTGTGATGCATGTAGGGAAGTTCTTAACCAAATGAAGACAGAGGTTTCATTCCCAAATGAAAAAGATCGTGTAGAAAGATTAACAGCGAAAAAACCATTTAAGAAGTTAAAGAATATTTTAATAATCTCTATTAGTAGTCTGCTCATCCTAGCAGTTATCCTAACAGCTATTGTTTTTGAGTATCTGAATCAGCCGCGACCGGTTGATACAAATTCTATCATTATCCAAGAAATTGTTATCGAAAATAATCAACTGACAGTTATAGGGGATACCGCACATAGCGCATTATGGTATTCTGGTGAATACGAAATTAACTATGATGGGGTGGAAACTCTATATTTAATTCCTAGGTATCGTCAAGTGAGTAAAGAAAACTCTTCTGGACGTTTTGTAATTAACCATGAATTTCGAGGAGAACTACTCGAGTTAGACTTAGCGAGTATTAATAAAATATACCTTCAGGGGAAAAATCCAAGCGATATCAGGCTTATTTGGGAGCGATAG
- a CDS encoding BC1872 family protein codes for MNKIEIIARRLLGWKLNSSGNWYDFEKNTLIHVSKFQPDQNLEQAMIIVDSLKSSELPIQKKAILRFALMRFVLLAILLQKPLQMPPTQSLKITRSLMIGFKNQDPHSYGMWVLSSKLFFLSLPNKPDIAWIFPLKVYFINTR; via the coding sequence ATGAACAAGATAGAAATAATTGCACGAAGATTATTAGGTTGGAAATTAAATAGTTCAGGTAATTGGTATGACTTTGAAAAAAATACACTAATTCATGTCTCTAAATTTCAACCTGATCAAAATCTTGAACAAGCAATGATCATTGTTGATAGCCTAAAGAGTTCGGAATTACCTATACAAAAAAAGGCGATACTGAGGTTTGCTTTAATGAGGTTTGTGCTACTGGCAATACTCTTGCAGAAGCCATTACAAATGCCGCCTACTCAATCGCTGAAAATAACCCGATCGCTGATGATTGGTTTTAAAAACCAAGACCCACACTCCTATGGAATGTGGGTTTTGTCATCTAAGCTATTTTTTCTATCGCTCCCAAATAAGCCTGATATCGCTTGGATTTTTCCCCTGAAGGTATATTTTATTAATACTCGCTAA